Below is a window of Veillonella rodentium DNA.
GTGCTTGGCTTAATCATATTTTTTATATGGGATAACTCTCTACAAAACGGAGGCACCTCTGATGGATTCAGTCTCGTTTTTGCGAAATGGCTACTGCCATTCGTTCATAAACTTGGATTTCATGCCAATATATGGAGCCTGAATCGGGTGGTGCGCAAGTTGGCCCATGTAACTGAGTTTGCCTTTCTTGGTGGGGTCTTATATATAATATTAAAACGATATATCACGTATGGTACCGTGCTGAAGACAGTCGGTATC
It encodes the following:
- a CDS encoding VanZ family protein, producing the protein MKRFGLYIVLGLIIFFIWDNSLQNGGTSDGFSLVFAKWLLPFVHKLGFHANIWSLNRVVRKLAHVTEFAFLGGVLYIILKRYITYGTVLKTVGIGIAVAALDEFLQRFSPGRSSQVSDVLIDTLGVIIGIIVVKVISYIGQSESSAKHYK